A genome region from Candidatus Aegiribacteria sp. includes the following:
- the tsf gene encoding translation elongation factor Ts, which translates to MSVNLGDLKQLRKATGAGMLDCKNALDESDGDMQKAITILREKGIKVASKKASRDADEGLIVSYIHPPGKLGVMVEINCETDFVAMTEDFRKFAKQIAMHIAAYPPVVVSREDLPEEAVEAEKKVLIAQLEDSGKPAEIIEKIVDGRMEKFYLETCLLDQEWSDDPELGTVKDALTDLIGKLRENIVIRRFARFSIGN; encoded by the coding sequence ATGAGTGTTAATCTTGGTGATCTCAAGCAGCTCAGAAAGGCTACCGGTGCGGGTATGCTTGATTGCAAGAACGCACTTGATGAGAGTGACGGCGATATGCAGAAGGCCATCACAATTCTCAGGGAGAAGGGCATAAAAGTAGCATCCAAAAAAGCATCAAGGGATGCGGACGAAGGTCTAATAGTATCCTATATTCACCCCCCCGGAAAACTTGGTGTTATGGTTGAGATTAACTGCGAAACGGATTTTGTCGCGATGACAGAGGATTTCAGAAAATTCGCAAAACAGATAGCGATGCATATAGCCGCTTATCCCCCTGTTGTTGTATCCCGGGAGGATCTTCCGGAAGAAGCCGTAGAAGCTGAGAAAAAAGTACTCATCGCGCAACTTGAAGATTCCGGCAAACCGGCTGAGATTATTGAAAAAATAGTAGACGGCAGGATGGAGAAATTCTATCTGGAAACGTGTCTGCTCGACCAGGAATGGTCCGATGACCCTGAACTGGGAACGGTAAAGGATGCGCTTACAGACCTGATAGGAAAGCTTCGGGAAAACATTGTGATTAGAAGATTCGCAAGGTTTTCAATAGGTAACTGA
- the pyrH gene encoding UMP kinase: MNEDDPAASERILLKLSGEILAGEAGHGIDPEFTGKIARAILNLVYAGCSVGVVTGGGNFIRGRDLRSTDRITGDQMGMLATLINGLALRDALRKHGGKAIVLSSIPVEGIFETFTPEKAEVFLNRGYVVIYSGGTGNPCLTTDTAAALRAVQTRCSRLLKGTKVDGVYDSDPAQNPDAKRFNTLSYEDVLRLDLKVMDAAAIAICRDAGLPVSVFDIWNPENIIRVFKEPSTGSLIGGISND, encoded by the coding sequence ATGAACGAGGACGACCCGGCGGCCAGCGAGCGGATACTTCTCAAACTCAGCGGAGAGATACTTGCAGGCGAAGCCGGTCACGGAATTGATCCGGAATTCACGGGAAAAATTGCCAGAGCCATTCTGAATCTGGTATACGCAGGCTGCAGTGTAGGTGTTGTTACGGGTGGAGGAAACTTCATTCGCGGAAGAGACCTTCGATCAACTGACCGGATCACCGGCGATCAGATGGGAATGCTGGCGACACTTATAAACGGTCTGGCACTGAGAGACGCGTTAAGGAAGCACGGTGGCAAAGCCATCGTGCTTTCCTCTATACCTGTTGAAGGCATTTTTGAGACATTCACACCGGAGAAAGCTGAAGTATTCCTCAATCGCGGTTATGTAGTCATATACTCGGGCGGCACGGGCAACCCATGTCTTACCACTGATACAGCCGCGGCACTGAGGGCTGTTCAGACAAGATGTTCAAGGCTGCTCAAAGGTACGAAAGTCGATGGAGTGTACGATTCCGATCCTGCGCAAAATCCTGACGCAAAACGATTTAATACGCTGTCATACGAGGATGTGCTCAGGCTTGACCTGAAAGTGATGGATGCCGCGGCAATTGCCATTTGCAGGGATGCCGGACTTCCTGTTAGTGTTTTTGATATATGGAATCCGGAGAATATCATCAGGGTATTCAAAGAACCGTCAACGGGAAGCCTGATAGGGGGAATTAGCAATGATTGA
- a CDS encoding isoprenyl transferase encodes MDGNGRWARSHSLKRIEGHKAAEKSIHEAVEFCGETGVKYLTLYAFSTENWKRPRAEVSFIMALLKSFIKRNIENLDGNRVRIRATGRLDDLPSGPLDVLRSAMDRTRNNDGLNLILALSYGGRAEITDAMKQIADDIETGLVKASAVTEETISAHMYLPDVPDPDIIIRTSGEQRLSNFLLWESAYSELYFTDVLWPDFRKRHLEEAFEAYRARRRRFGDIDSD; translated from the coding sequence ATGGACGGCAACGGCCGCTGGGCAAGATCCCACAGCCTGAAAAGGATAGAAGGTCACAAAGCGGCAGAAAAATCCATTCATGAAGCCGTTGAATTCTGTGGTGAAACGGGAGTGAAATACCTGACCCTTTACGCGTTCTCCACAGAGAACTGGAAAAGACCCAGGGCAGAAGTAAGCTTTATAATGGCACTTCTTAAAAGTTTCATCAAGCGCAATATTGAAAACCTTGACGGGAACAGGGTCAGAATCAGAGCTACCGGAAGGCTTGATGATCTGCCTTCAGGACCGCTTGATGTACTACGGAGCGCGATGGACAGAACAAGGAACAACGACGGGCTCAATCTTATACTCGCCCTCAGCTACGGAGGCAGGGCTGAGATCACCGACGCGATGAAACAGATCGCTGATGACATTGAAACGGGATTGGTAAAAGCTTCAGCCGTCACCGAAGAAACCATTTCGGCTCACATGTACCTTCCGGATGTACCCGATCCTGATATCATTATCCGGACAAGCGGGGAGCAAAGACTGTCGAATTTCCTTCTTTGGGAATCCGCTTACTCCGAACTGTACTTCACCGATGTCCTCTGGCCCGATTTCAGAAAGAGACATCTTGAAGAGGCTTTCGAAGCTTACAGAGCAAGACGAAGACGATTCGGCGATATAGATTCCGACTGA
- the frr gene encoding ribosome recycling factor, translating into MIDQILKDQKSRMKKAVETTTREMAVIRTGKASPALLDNIRVECWGGQHPIKQVAGISAPEPRLIVIQPFDPSTSDDIVRAIQKSDLGLIPSADGPVIRIPVPKLSDERRKELSRHVKKLAESGRTAIRNIRRSGNDELHKANKASDITEDEEYKTLSDIQDSADKAIAEIDKYLETKEAEILEV; encoded by the coding sequence ATGATTGATCAGATTCTGAAGGATCAGAAGAGCAGAATGAAAAAGGCGGTTGAAACCACCACAAGAGAAATGGCTGTAATAAGAACCGGAAAGGCAAGTCCCGCTCTGCTTGATAATATCCGGGTCGAGTGCTGGGGAGGCCAGCATCCCATTAAACAGGTTGCAGGTATATCTGCGCCGGAACCCCGCCTGATCGTCATACAACCGTTTGACCCATCAACATCGGATGATATCGTTCGCGCTATCCAGAAATCGGATCTGGGCCTCATTCCTTCCGCGGACGGACCCGTTATCAGGATACCTGTTCCAAAGCTGTCAGACGAGCGCAGAAAGGAACTGAGCCGCCATGTTAAGAAGCTTGCGGAATCCGGTAGAACCGCGATAAGAAATATCAGAAGAAGTGGCAATGACGAACTGCATAAGGCCAATAAAGCCAGTGACATCACCGAGGATGAAGAGTACAAAACCCTCAGCGATATTCAGGATTCCGCAGATAAGGCTATTGCAGAAATCGACAAATATCTTGAGACTAAAGAAGCTGAAATACTCGAGGTTTGA